The following proteins are co-located in the Phragmites australis chromosome 10, lpPhrAust1.1, whole genome shotgun sequence genome:
- the LOC133930193 gene encoding uncharacterized protein LOC133930193 has protein sequence MVQRFYGHYARAVRNRRSGTTEPDTMFQATENKEFTLLPCWVELWHHPKWKSETSRKKQKTFTAGSPASMQHVESSPGVNVPEGVAAGPSSAGPRLKWPPGRNCSKEVARGSSSLNSASGPMIEIFDCQLVMKEKVEKDRAERFAKMMRIEQQRLRLEEERVQLENVKEEREIMNMNLSQMDED, from the exons ATGGTGCAGAGGTTCTATGGGCATTATGCTAGGGCCGTGCGTAATAGGAGGAGTGGGACGACCGAGCCTGACACG ATGTTCCAGGCCACGGAAAACAAGGAGTTCACGTTGCTGCCTTGTTGGGTGGAGTTGTGGCATCATCCCAAGTGGAAATCCGAGACCTCGcgcaagaagcagaagaccttCACCGCAGGCAGCCCCGCATCAATGCAGCACGTTGAGTCTTCTCCTGGGGTGAACGTACCCGAAGGTGTAGCTGCAGGACCTTCCAGTGCCGGTCCACGTTTGAAATGGCCACCTGGCCGCAATTGCTCGAAGGAGGTTGCCCGTGGTTCTTCCTCCTTGAACTCAGCTTCTGGGCCTATGATAGAGATATTTGACTGCCAGTTGGTCATGAAAGAGAAGGTTGAGAAGGATAGGGCGGAGAGATTTGCTAAGATGATGAGAATAGAGCAGCAGAGGCTTAGGCTTGAGGAGGAGCGTGTGCAATTGGAAAATGtaaaggaggagagggagataatGAACATGAATCTTTCGCAGATGGATGAGGACTAG